TGTTGTCGCTACGGTTTGCTATTTATGAGAACGGCTTCGCACTAATTAGTTCTGACTTTGCAAAAAGGCGCGTACACACTGCATCCCTGCTGAGATTGGCGACAGTTAATTCAAGTTTGTATTTGTGTTTatacaccaaaatttaaattggagTGGATctcgagttttttttaccgaagtttattttccagactTTTACATCgctaataatatatgtataaaaattttgtttataaattatttttcgtttccaaatatgttgtttgacttttcatgAAAGACCTAAAATATCACCCCATAATCGTGTTTATAGCACTCTAATTTGTTAGCAGATGTCTACTTCATTTCAGAATTAAAGCTCGTACTACAAATTGAGCATGGTTTTCGTAACTGACTCCAATTCTTCACCAACAGATGACTTCACAGGTCAAATAGTATAGAGCTGCTCTAGTTTTAGAGTATTACTGGAAGAACAAACAGCTGAATCGAGATTATGTACACCGGCATAAAGAAATGGTTCATGGACAAAGGAAATCTCCAAGTATAACTGCAGTCTAGCTGTTTGTCATTGCCATAATcccacaatttgttttgatcACTTTGACCACAACTCTTCTTTTATACAGTACTACTTCCCAGAAGGAAGCAAAACAGCCCAATTCTCCAACCTGAATATAAATAACAAAACagtcacaattttttttcttttgaaagaaaaataaatatcctttaaattgttaaatggGCCCAGTTCAACAGGGCCTCATCAGACCATGCCCGAGAGTCAGAGTGCTTTGCAAAGGAGTGGAGGCCCACTAGGTCAACCAAGCGGTTTGGCCCATGACGAAGTCAAACCGAGCAGAAGCGTGGGCTGCAAGGATCCCCGGCCCACTAGCCCGTGGAGgcccaaaagaaagaaaggttGCGCCTCTCGTTGCCATCTGCGTCGGCCTAAAATAttctccctccatattttttttatatgacgccgttgacttttaggtccacgtttgaccattcgtcttattcaaaaaattatataattattaattattttgttataatatgatttattattatagaaactttaatgatgcattataattttacatatttggatataaattttaaataagactaatggtcaaacgtgattctaaaagtcaacagtgtcatacataaaaatatagagggagtatatatctATCGATTGTGAAAGGGATCTTCCTTGGCGTTATGTTAGAGggcataaaaatattcagttcctttaaattatatctaaaatgATAAGAATTATGGAATAGGAGGAAGTACCATACAAACGTTATAGTGACAAGCATGTAgttattcatattattattagaaaTCCTTCTATTCAAAATCTATAAGGCTTTTTAAGTAAAAGAATAAGgcaatataaaacattaagCTCCCAACTCATAACGGCTTAATTACATTCTTCTTCCACTGTGCACGTAAGCCAAGCCATAAGCCCATCAAGTCTACTCTTTGGCCCACAAGAGCACCAGCTGATCAACCTTATCTTTTCAAACTGTAACTGAAAATTTGGGTATTTTGACCGTGTTGACTTAATTAGGAGTAAAATGGTCTTTCAACACCACTTAACTGATGGCCACTAGCAGAAAACTGATGACTATGATATTTCTTATTAGATAAAGTGGTTTGTACAGTGTTATTTTTAGAACCATTGTTGCAAAATGTGGAATCATCAGATGCTTGTCGATGACATCTGTATGATTTTTCTAATAGTAACCACTTTCTATATTTGCACCATCTGTCCGTTCGGATTGGATGGATGACTTCAATTTTCTTCCTGCGTAGGAGGGGAACGCAAGggtttcaaagaaattttggAGGGCACACAGGGAATTCGGTATTTTTCAAGTGCACAGAAAAGACTAGGTGAGTTTTTAGGTGCACGGAAGGAATTGTTCTATTTCTTAAATATCTATTGGACTGCTCCTCTCTCTCCAACTGTGTAATTCCAGcgataattttgaataaaaggaCCAACAGATTTGATTTCCCatgcatatgttttgtttCTCATTTGCACTGTTCAAGTGCATAACGTTATTCTGATGCAGATGGGTAACAAAGGTGGATATATTCCATTCGCTGATCCATATCTAAAGCAGGATACTGCAACATATTTTAGATGTGGAATGTcctttttgaatttgaatagAAGCTTCCACACCCATGGGTACTTagtaatgttatatatttctcCAACACTACCTCTCCCTACTCCTTGGAATTGGATGCAAATACTCCTAACAGATCCCATGGCAAACACTGTTTACCAATATCAGTAGTTCAACAATCCAGTGAAGAGTGTTAAAATAGTTGCTTAATTTGCAAATGACCAAAAGTTAGGattgtgaaaaatataggattgcAAAATACAGAAGAAAACATACATGACCGTTTGATGGGATCACATGAAAAAACAGAAACTAGAAAAgatataataaaaagaaaagttttcaAGAGGTTTGATCTCATGCTATAGcatagagatttgcttcggtccaacaaaaaatacctcgaaGTACCAATACCTCAtagtaccaaattattttctacgTATACCATTAGATTTAGCTAAGTatgatgtgcactgttagatccaacgatcagaaatgatttggtactgCAGGGTACcggtatcttaaggtactttttgttagacagaagcaaatctctatagcatatatatgattcTTTGAATCCCTATTCCTTTGTTTCGAAAGATGAAATCGAAAACATCCTTATAGGATTTAAATCCTACagattttctatattattCTCTACGAATCAAAGGGACCTTAATAATAATCAAACTAGAAAAAAGGCAACCAAATTAACTTGAACGGCATCCTTTGAATGGGTTTACTGAGATGGTTATGAAGATAAAAGAGACTAAATTACTACgcgagttaattaattagtagaaTGTTGACGGCACTGCTCTTGTTAACTGTTACAGCTGAAGTCAAGCCGATTCACATCTTGTCTTTCAGTTTGCATTGCCGACTTTTCGTTGTGTTTCCAATACATTTGACCAGCCATATCTATCCTGTACGTGTCACTAGCTTTATGTTCCTCCTTTTACCAGTATGAACACCTGAGGAATATATCGTGCCTTTCTCTCCATATATGATGCTGTATGTGCGATCTATCTGGAGATTCCTCATCTTTCGTAAAACATAGGATAGGTCAATTTATTAACACGGGTTGCCACGTCAAATATTAAGCAtaccataatttattatatttgacgtgttttaatttttttaaccccATCTTTCtgctttttcttatgcttataagtcaaaacttaaatttcaatcttaaatttcagactgattttgatgtttttcatcgtagtttatttttcagtcttatcttttagatcgctaaaagcatatatatatatatatatatatatatatatatatatatatatatatatatatatatatatatatatatatatatatattatttaagaaaaaatccgaacgatatatttgcatataaaagtattttatgaataaaattttatgtgtgTGTTCTTAGAGATTTAAAAttcaatgttaaaaaataaactatattaaaaaactttaaaatcagctccaaatttaaaattaaaaaaaattaaatttggcaTATAAgcctaagaaaaaaatgaaaagatgatgctGTTAATCTACGGCGGATATCACTGGTTATAGGAGTAGCTTGATCCTTTTATATGAACCGGTGAACGCATTTTTTTCCCGGCATATTTTATCACGTGTGaatgatttgatatgatcTGATAACCAGCCAATCAAATATCCTAGGATTGATTGCTAAGTCGGGTGCCACTTGCCCACTACATCTTGCCTTTTTGCATTCTTCACTATTGCCTTGAATATCCCTTTTGTAAGAATAGTACTACCTTTTGgcttatttaaaatgttttcctttcagttataaatactaataacaTGCATCGTACTCTTTTCAGTTTTCTTTATTCgacattattaaattttagatctatcttttggcttatttaaaatatttgtgtaaatatgcaaaattataagcgacgcttaaagtttctttagtaataaattagatcataataaaatagttaataattatatattttttaaataagaaaaatgtgtCAAATGTAAATGTAAAAGTCAatagtgtcaaataaaaaaaagaaatttattatgcttctagctagctatatgCAACAtcatatacataattttttaataaagaaataaaggaaggaaggaattCGGTAGCCAGCCACACACTTTTCCTAGCCTTGTTGATAAGACATGTGTTTTTGTGGCCAGccaatgaaatttttttggaggcagagaggaaaaggatccCCAGCGTGGATCACACCACGATTTCACTGCAAAGTAGTATTAGATTCCTAGCCGATATGATTGTAACATTTCAAAAGCTCAGCTCTCTCTTTAACATTTTCAAAAGTTACTCTTAATTAAGACATTGGAACATAGCAATTCTGTGGAAATCCAGTCAAATATATGAACCTTAATCGGTGTATGTGCACGTGTGCAGTCTCTCTGTatgcgtgtatatatatatatatatatatatatagacatgtAAATGATACAGctacatgtatagagtttaTACTTTCTGTTTGAAAGAgggaagaaatatgtatagaagtgtttctgcaccttagacgtgagGGGtatagctacacctggtagtaggatagagaattcatatatatatatatatatatatatatatatatatatatatatatatatatatgtgtgtgtgtgtgtgtgtgtgtgtgtgtgtgtgtgtgtgtgtgtatgtactCCTGAGGCACACTGCTTTAATTTCTGAACCCAAACCTATCTCCCATGATTCCATGCATTTTACTATATCGCTAGGATTGATCTTTCCTAATTAATGTAGTACTCTCAAGGgcatcaaaataattttacctTAGCCTTAATCTATGCTAAAACTCTTATAATTGCTTATATTTGTGGATGGAGTGAACAGCTAGCTACTAGTTAAAATTATGTTcggtcatatatatatatggagtcGCTAAAAGAACATCTGAtcatttttagaagaaaactTTGATTTTTAGCCATCATATATGCTTTGAGATTGCGGCTACGGGGAGAATAAAAATTTACCCACGCACGCTTAGTGCTACATGGAACTACACTCGTTTTTGCTATATAACTAAAGACCAATAATACATGACCTGCACAGTTACTTGTACCGGTACAAAGCTATATAGCTAGTCCTTGGATATCACccacattttttgttttttttgcttatgtttacatgcccaaatttgaatttttaacttaaatttagagttgattttgaggcttTTTTatcgcagtttattttttagccttagcttttagatcaacgtgaacacgtatataaaacttttattcataaattattttttatttataaatatgtcgtttgactttttgctATTGGAATGACGCATTGCTCGATACATAATAgaataagatattttggatGCAGGGATCATATCATAAGATGCTTGACTATGACACTCGCAGCCAAAGCTATCTACTACTGTCTCGGTTCTCACTTTTAGATTGTTCAGCAGAGATTAAGGGTAAGAAGagaatactatatttttcttaataaataagtaattGATATATGTGGGTAAGAAGGTATGTGAggataaaataagaagaattttgaatgagaaGTGATAGGTAAGACaattaataatatgaataataatagaaatatttatattttagtacaagATTCAAATCCTAAAAATTAGCTATTCACTCATTTCCacgttataaaacttttatctttGCCTAATGTATgccaataaatctagatacatatgtaaaacatatatatgatatagggatggatgaatctaaagaaatctaaaaattttataatatgaaacagagtgaATACATTATAAAGCGGAAAGCGGACAGAGTACCGTAATCTTATATAATGCGAGCAGGGCTCAAATCCAATCGTCCTCAAGGCTACGTACAGCTTCTGCGCTGGTGATTGGATCGAAGACTGTCCTCATATAAATATTCTAGGTCGATCGGTTTCTCGATCACACAAAATTAAAAGCGATTGCAAAGCTAAATATGTCGGCGAACAGCCTGGTGCTGGGGCGGGTGATCGGCGACGTGGTGGACCCGTTCTCGCCGGCGGTGACGCTCCGCGTCTCGTACAACGGCGTGCGGGTCGTCAACGGCGAAGACCTCAGgccgtcggcggtggcggcgaggccccGCGTCGAGGTCGGATCAGGAGACGACATCCGCGACTACTCCTACACGCTCGTcagtatatatacaaaatgcaTATAACTTAATATATAGCACTTTACTTAATTTCTTGTATAATTATGTGATGCATATGTAATTATTACatcttgattaattaacttatGTATATTGCTCACCAAAACTAAGGTTATGGTGGATCCAGATGCTCcaaacccaagcaatcccacgtTGAGAGAGTACTTACACTGGTGATGATCGATATATCAATCGTTATTGTTTCGTActttactctcttttttttttggtatattTATGTGTATGCAACACCTGAGCTCAAAAGTTGATTATTtcgatttttttaccattaaatTTCTTTGCAGGCTGGTTACAGATATTCCTGGTGCAACTGATGCAAACTATGGTAAGGAGAAACATTGATTAACCGCCAGTTGAATCAGTTtcataattgtgcaataagaTTATATTTTCTGATCGGAATTGTAcgtttagtttattttatgtgTGGGATTAGATGCATGAGAGAAATCATTTTAAGACAACTTAACGGTAAGTGACAAATAAAcggctaaacgatgtattttattGCTAAGAgtttctatacaaaatttcATCATCATATATTTCTAGCTAaagtagttttaaaattttatactagttAATGTaatcatttataccattaatagctataaaaaatagataatctttCTATTAACACCAATGCGTAACAACCTATTCTTTTCGATACTATCAAGCAAATTTCTGCTATGTACACATTGTCTCAAAATCTGGTAGAGAACTATTTACAAATGCCAGCTCTTTAATTTTTACAAAGTTTCATCGGCGtattgtatatttatttacttcaTTCATCCCAAAATGTACCAAACTCTAGCATCGAAAATTTGTCCCAAGATATAACTTACATGCATCTTCTTTTCAAACAATTAATGTCAACAATCCTTATTTAATTCCAtgcatattttcttaatatacATATCTAAgcctaaaaatcatatatttgggATGGAGTTAGTACTTAGTACATGCAAATACAGTCCTTTAGTTTTAACAATGGgtaaatgtatatattcatCTACAGTTTTTCTCAGATATATGTTTATCTTGATATTGCACATGCAATTCTCTTTCAGCTGTGTACTTGGCTCtcatatttttcacttttgcttacagttataagccaaaatattttttcgcttttgtttacgcttataagtcatgtttaaaatttatttactaataaattaaattacaacaagttatataattttaaagaaGACGATGGcattaactaaaaaaattagagggaGTAATTTAATCAGCATGCCATAATCGCACATTAATATGTTGAGCAAATTAATATGCCGTAACTGATGCAGGGCGAGAGGTGGTGTGCTACGAGAGcccccggccggcggcggggatcCACCGGGTGGCGGTGGTGCTGTTCCGGCAGATGGCGCACGGCACCGTGGGgcagccgccgctgctccgccACAACTTCTCCACCCGCAGCTTCGCCGACGACCACGGCCTcggcgcgcccgccgccgccgccttcttcacCTGCCAGCCCGagggcggcaccggcggccgccgcttcACCCCGTTACGGTCACCGCCGGCCGGTCAATGACTCCTGCTGATGGCGTAACCCTTCCTTTtactcatatatttatatatatatatatataacatatttattaatctataaataaatatagataggAAAAAAGTAACAAGTATATTGTCttcaaagtatttttttttccttctttgtATATAAGGTAGAGTTGGTGGAGGACGTTTTACGTGCGAGTCATATGTCACCTTTTAAAAAGAGGAGTCGGTGGCGGGGATGGCAGGTTTATCACTAATACGATTATGTATCCTGAGACGCGagtgaaaagataaatatacgTTGATCGAGACTTAAAATTTACCCTCCCGTTCTGGGCTGTATACATATGGACACTGTAAACACAGGCTTTCCTAGCATGGGTATGCCACTTAGGCCGCATTCGGTGATAAGGTaagtaagttaatttaccctgaaaaaaaatatataatagattaatacataattaattaattattaaaaaatataaaatagattattatgattctttaaaataattttttcatagaaattttttataaaaaggaaGCATGCGCGTGATAAACAAGaggaataagttaactaacgtCCGAGAACTAACGTGGCCTTAATGGGCCAAGCTAACAAGCTCCGATCCGGGCGGCCCACCACGAACATGGGCCGGCCCATGCCGGCGCAACGCACGCACAAGCGTCGTCGTGGACCACTTATCTGACAAGATGCTCATGGACCAGGCCTAGCTACCGTGGATCCCCATGGAGAAAACGaaagaggggaaggggagaaACAAGCGTATGGTAAAGTTCGATTTTCACCCCCCTTTACCGCAAAATCGAGTATAACGTATCTCTCATCTCTCGAAATCGGTGTAAACTAAGTTCTAAGATAGTATTGagcatgacttatatttttaacatatttgCACACttgaaaatgataaataatcaaacatatgcATCAAAACCAATGACGTCGAGCATAAAAAATCAGAAGAATCAATTTACCAACTGCTACTGCCACTCCAACCCATTATAAGTGGACTTTTTAAGGATACCCTCCTATAATTATGAGCTGTTCGTTACTTTAGATCTAACAGATACTACGCCGGTATTCTCGACATCATCTCGATGGTGTTCTTCCTGCAAATTGGCCGGAATACCCGGTGCGAGGACGCAGAAAGATCACAGTTTGATCAGCTGTGTAGTTAGCGCTCCTGCTTTTAACTCGATCGATGCGTGCTCCTGGTCAGGAAGGATCCGGCCATGGCAATCTCCCGCAGCGGCTTGTCGGTGAACCGGATCAGGTTGTACGCCCACGCGCCGCACACCGCCCCgcccaccggcgccgccacgtACACCCACACGCCG
This is a stretch of genomic DNA from Oryza brachyantha chromosome 1, ObraRS2, whole genome shotgun sequence. It encodes these proteins:
- the LOC102704195 gene encoding protein FLOWERING LOCUS T-like → MSANSLVLGRVIGDVVDPFSPAVTLRVSYNGVRVVNGEDLRPSAVAARPRVEVGSGDDIRDYSYTLVMVDPDAPNPSNPTLREYLHWLVTDIPGATDANYGREVVCYESPRPAAGIHRVAVVLFRQMAHGTVGQPPLLRHNFSTRSFADDHGLGAPAAAAFFTCQPEGGTGGRRFTPLRSPPAGQ